CTTCGCAGCGATCGCCGTCGACACAAAAGTGAGCGAGGCGGTCGCGGGCGCGACGAGCGAGAGGTCCGCTCCTGCCAGCGCAAAGAGCAGGGAAAAGAAGCTCAGAGCCATGCAGACGATTCCGAGGATCAGCGTTGGCTTAGTCACCACTGCCAGAATCGCCCCGCCTAAGCCGCTCTTTGCTCGAATCGCATCCAGATCCAGAGACCGCATGGAACGGGCGATCAAAATATCGCCCGCCGTTGCGGTCACAACGACCGCCGCGATGGTCGTCCAGGTGTGCAGTGTGGAGTCAGGGATCACCACGATCAGGCCACACTTTCATCGAGATCGACCGCGTGCTCTGTCCGCGAAGGTCCGTTCGCCACAAAGCCGACACCGACGACAATCAGGCAGATCCCCAGCCAGCGTAGCGGCGAGATGCTCTCGCGCAGCCAGAGCTTTCCGATAAGCGCGGTAACCACGTTTCCAAAGGCTGTTGCCGGAAGGACGAAGGTCAGGTCTGCCCAACTCAATGCCGTCATATAAGACGCCATAAAGCCAATGAGTACAACAATTCCCGAGAGCACCCAGGGATTGCCGAGGGCGTAGAAAAGTGACGAAAGGTGGTGGATCGAGACGGGTCCGATGTCGTGCATACCGCGGCCAAGAAGAGCATCGCCCACAGCGGCACCGAGCATGACGCAGAAGAGCAGGAGATAACGCGAAGCGGGAAGGCGGTGAGACATCTACCTCTATTCTATCGGCGATAAGCGCTGCTGAAAACTCGAAGAGATGACGGCGCTACCAACGCCTGAACGTTTAGAGTCATCCCAGAAGGTAGAGAGCGATGTTGCGGCTCACGAACCGGAATGGAGGGCCTCTTGCGATTTTTTCATCTGTGGCACGGCTGG
This genomic stretch from Terriglobus saanensis SP1PR4 harbors:
- a CDS encoding EamA family transporter, with the protein product MVIPDSTLHTWTTIAAVVVTATAGDILIARSMRSLDLDAIRAKSGLGGAILAVVTKPTLILGIVCMALSFFSLLFALAGADLSLVAPATASLTFVSTAIAAKIFLKENVDRRRWLAALFVCAGVALLAR
- a CDS encoding EamA family transporter — encoded protein: MSHRLPASRYLLLFCVMLGAAVGDALLGRGMHDIGPVSIHHLSSLFYALGNPWVLSGIVVLIGFMASYMTALSWADLTFVLPATAFGNVVTALIGKLWLRESISPLRWLGICLIVVGVGFVANGPSRTEHAVDLDESVA